One segment of Odontesthes bonariensis isolate fOdoBon6 chromosome 1, fOdoBon6.hap1, whole genome shotgun sequence DNA contains the following:
- the LOC142379234 gene encoding putative gonadotropin-releasing hormone II receptor, whose amino-acid sequence MNTSLCDSAVSMYQLVAGHQANTSLNCSSAASNWTAGGDAPQLPTFTTAAKVRVIITFILCGISAFCNLAVLWAAHSDGKRKSHVKVLIINLTVADLLVTFIVMPVDAVWNITVQWLAGDFACRLLMFLKLQAMYSCAFVTVVISLDRQSAILNPLAINKARMRNRVMLTVAWGMSVVFSVPQIFLFHNVTITHPEDFTQCTTRGSFVPHWHETAYNMFTFSCLFLLPLVIMITCYTRIFCEISKRLRKDNLPSNEVYLRCSKNNIPKARMRTLKMSIVIVLSFIICWTPYYLLGLWYWFFPDDLEGKVSHSLTHILFIFGLFNACLDPIIYGLFTIHFRKGLQRYYSNGTAASDVDNNTAITGSFACAANPLSGKRELRRPSQERLMLRSDNHSKAEPSSPSSSFLIADNDTERDPNQISPESTF is encoded by the exons ATGAACACCTCTTTGTGTGACTCTGCTGTGAGCATGTATCAACTGGTGGCAGGCCACCAAGCCAATACCAGCCTCAACTGCTCCTCAGCCGCTTCCAACTGGACGGCCGGGGGAGACGCCCCGCAGCTTCCCACATTCACCACAGCAGCCAAAGTTAGAGTGATCATCACCTTCATTCTCTGCGGTATATCAGCCTTCTGCAACCTGGCCGTCCTGTGGGCGGCACACAGTGATGGGAAACGGAAATCCCACGTCAAGGTGCTGATTATCAACCTGACGGTGGCGGATCTGCTGGTAACGTTCATCGTGATGCCTGTGGATGCTGTGTGGAACATCACAGTCCAGTGGCTTGCTGGGGACTTTGCCTGCAGGCTACTGATGTTTCTTAAGCTGCAGGCAATGTATTCCTGCGCCTTTGTCACTGTGGTGATCAGTCTGGACAGGCAGTCAGCCATCCTCAACCCTCTGGCTATCAATAAAGCCAGAATGAGGAACAGGGTCATGCTCACTGTGGCGTGGGGCATGAGTGTTGTGTTCTCAGTCCCTCAG ATCTTCCTTTTTCACAATGTGACCATTACCCATCCCGAGGACTTCACTCAGTGCACAACTCGCGGGAGTTTCGTCCCTCACTGGCACGAAACAGCTTACAACATGTTCACTTTTTCTTGTCTGTTCTTGCTGCCGCTGGTCATCATGATCACCTGTTACACCAGGATCTTCTGCGAGATCTCCAAACGGCTGAGAAAAGACAACC TGCCCTCAAATGAAGTGTATTTGCGGTGCTCCAAGAATAACATCCCCAAAGCCCGGATGAGAACTCTAAAAATGAGTATTGTGATCGTGTTGTCCTTCATTATCTGCTGGACTCCCTACTACCTGCTGGGCCTGTGGTATTGGTTCTTCCCTGACGACCTGGAAGGAAAGGTGTCGCACTCACTGACCCACAtcctgttcatctttgggctTTTCAACGCCTGCCTGGACCCAATAATCTACGGCTTATTCACCATACACTTTCGAAAGGGGCTCCAAAGGTATTACAGCAATGGCACCGCGGCATCGGACGTGGACAACAACACAGCGATAACTGGATCCTTTGCCTGTGCTGCAAATCCTTTGTCAGGGAAAAGAGAGTTAAGGCGTCCCAGCCAGGAGAGGCTCATGTTGCGCAGTGACAACCACAGCAAAGCAGAGCCGTCATCCCCAAGTAGCAGCTTTCTGATAGCTGACAATGACACAGAGAGAGATCCCAACCAGATCAGCCCTGAGAGTACATTCTGA